In Chroogloeocystis siderophila 5.2 s.c.1, a single genomic region encodes these proteins:
- a CDS encoding PLP-dependent aminotransferase family protein: MRIPLERHSSKAVYLQIRDRIRRLIETGALQTGDKLPSIRALAENTGVNKLTVIEAYNVLEADGLIAARPGSGYFVNPTIQPKSVSNFAPPQDVIVSEQPPPYPFEEAKSGAFFNHYMASLQARSSPGMIDLSSGFPSDSGLEDLPRIARRAVKQVSGSLFNYDNPQGQLMLRQQISRMLVQQHGMNVTPEDLIITNGSKQGLSLVVHYYVKPGDWVIVESPTWHGMLSLLYSMGARVIGIPMTAEGMNLELLEKNLYTYRPKLIFTVSTLHNPTGITTAQAHRQQLLQLAEHYDCVILEDNAYEGLNFEPVPAPIKALDRKDIATYVGTFSKTLMPGIRVGYLVVTGKHYQPLVERKLLDDLHVSTVSQAIVSEYLASGHYRHHLAHLQAQHRQSQTAMLSALHKYFPSSASWTVPNGGTFLWVQMPPVPMAEICQKALSHGVFVAEGSPFFPGQQGYPALRLNFTLSPKKIERGISVLGELVQAYLLS, encoded by the coding sequence GTGAGAATTCCTTTAGAGCGGCATTCATCCAAAGCAGTTTATTTACAGATCCGCGATCGCATTCGTCGTTTAATCGAAACCGGAGCCTTGCAAACTGGCGACAAACTGCCTTCAATTCGTGCTTTAGCCGAAAATACAGGAGTTAATAAGCTAACCGTTATCGAAGCCTACAACGTTCTGGAAGCTGATGGATTAATTGCAGCGCGTCCAGGTTCAGGGTATTTCGTCAATCCCACCATTCAGCCAAAATCTGTTTCAAATTTTGCACCGCCGCAAGATGTGATCGTCTCCGAACAACCACCGCCATATCCATTCGAGGAAGCCAAAAGCGGCGCGTTTTTTAATCACTATATGGCATCGCTGCAAGCGCGTTCCTCACCAGGAATGATTGACTTAAGTAGCGGGTTTCCCTCAGACTCCGGTTTAGAAGATTTACCGCGTATTGCCCGCAGAGCAGTTAAGCAAGTGAGTGGTAGTTTATTTAACTACGACAATCCACAAGGACAATTAATGCTGCGGCAGCAAATTAGCCGTATGCTTGTACAGCAGCATGGCATGAATGTTACACCAGAGGATCTCATTATTACCAATGGTTCTAAGCAAGGGCTTTCGCTTGTTGTTCACTACTACGTCAAACCAGGCGATTGGGTCATCGTTGAAAGTCCTACCTGGCACGGAATGCTATCACTTTTATACAGCATGGGAGCAAGAGTCATCGGTATTCCAATGACTGCTGAAGGAATGAATCTAGAGTTATTAGAAAAGAATCTCTACACGTATCGCCCAAAGCTGATTTTTACCGTCAGCACCTTGCACAATCCTACCGGAATCACCACTGCGCAAGCACATCGTCAGCAATTGCTACAACTTGCGGAACATTATGACTGCGTCATTCTAGAAGATAATGCTTATGAAGGGTTAAACTTTGAACCTGTCCCCGCCCCGATTAAAGCTTTAGATCGTAAAGATATCGCAACTTATGTCGGGACTTTTTCTAAAACTTTAATGCCAGGTATCCGCGTCGGTTACTTAGTTGTTACCGGAAAGCATTATCAGCCGTTAGTCGAACGCAAGTTACTCGACGATCTGCACGTTTCTACAGTATCTCAAGCAATTGTCAGTGAATATCTCGCCTCAGGACACTATCGCCATCACCTAGCGCACTTACAAGCCCAGCATCGTCAAAGCCAAACGGCAATGTTGAGTGCTTTGCATAAGTATTTCCCGTCCTCCGCATCGTGGACAGTTCCTAACGGTGGGACTTTCTTGTGGGTACAAATGCCTCCAGTACCAATGGCTGAAATTTGTCAGAAAGCTTTGTCACACGGAGTTTTTGTCGCTGAAGGATCGCCATTTTTCCCAGGACAACAAGGCTATCCCGCATTACGTCTCAATTTTACGCTATCACCTAAGAAGATCGAGCGGGGTATCTCAGTGTTGGGAGAATTAGTACAAGCGTACTTGTTGTCATAG